In Ammospiza nelsoni isolate bAmmNel1 chromosome 30, bAmmNel1.pri, whole genome shotgun sequence, a single window of DNA contains:
- the MXD1 gene encoding max dimerization protein 1, whose protein sequence is MAGGRGHAPSPPLVEARGGACPSSSNQRRGRAGPVPASANERRWGRGARGVWRSGARGGQRPPLPPRRRSRPVPAPPWPPPPRLGIQMLLEAAEFLERREREAEHGYASLWPGGKDGEAPRRRAKARRSGGGGRSTHNEMEKNRRAQLRLCLERLKGLVPLGAAAGRHTTLSLLTRARLHIQKLEDQERRALHQIEQLQREQRHLQRQLEKLGMERVRIDSIGSSVSSERSDSEQGESPARGAAAGSPGPAGAPTPPVSPAEEMDVDVESTDDLPAELDWSSSSPSDSDERGSLQSLGSDEGYASSGGTRAKQAGGRKVPAGV, encoded by the exons ATGGCAGGAGG GCGCGGCCACGCTCCCTCTCCGCCGCTCGTGgaggcgcggggcggggcctgCCCGTCATCCTCCAATCAGCGgaggggccgggcggggcctGTCCCAGCCTCCGCCAATGAGCGGCGCTGGGGGCGTGGCGCGCGCGGGGTCTGGCGGAGCGGCGCTCGGGGCGGGCAGAGGCCGCCGCTCCCCCCCCGCCGCCGGTCGCGGCCCGTCCCGGCCCCGCCATGGCCGCCCCCCCCCCGCCTCGGCATCCAGATGCTGCTGGAGGCCGCCGAGTTCCTGGAGCGGCGGGAGCGAG AAGCCGAGCACGGTTACGCCTCGCTGTGGCCCGGCGGGAAGGACGGCGAGGCCCCGCGGCGCCGCGCCAAGGCCCGgaggagcggcggcggcggcag gTCGACACACAATGAGATGGAGAAGAACAG GCGAGCCCAGCTCCGGCTGTGCCTGGAGAGGCTGAAGGGGCTGGTGCCCCTGGGCGCGGCGGCCGGGCGGCACACCACGCTCAGCCTGCTCACCAGGGCCAGGCTCCACATCCAG AAGCTGGAGGACCAGGAGCGCCGAGCCCTGCACCAGATCGAGCAGCTGCAGCGGGAGCAGCGGCACCTGCAGCGGCAGCTGGAGAAGCTGGGCATGGAGCGGGTCCGCATCGACAGCATCGGCTCCAGCGTCTCCTCCGAGCGCTCCGACTCGGAGCAAGGTGAGAGCCCGGCGCGGGGCGCGGccgcgggcagccccggccccgccggagCCCCAACGCCGCCCGTGTCCCCGGCAGAGGAGATGGACGTGGACGTGGAGAGCACGGACGACCTCCCGGCCGAGCTggactggagcagcagcagccccagcgaCTCGGACGAGCGcggcagcctgcagagcctgggcagcGACGAGGGCTACGCCAGCTCCGGCGGGACGCGGGCCAAGCAGGCGGGCGGCAGGAAGGTTCCCGCGGGCGTGTAG
- the SNRNP27 gene encoding U4/U6.U5 small nuclear ribonucleoprotein 27 kDa protein isoform X2: MGRSRSRSPPRRERRRSRSTSRDRDRRRRERSRSRDRDRRRSRSRSPHRRRSRSPRRHRSSSSSPVRPKERRDEEKKELKDSKKERQITEEDLQGKTEEEIEMMKMMGFASFDTTKGKKVDGAANAYAINVSQKRKYRQYMNRKGGFNRPLDFIA, from the exons ATGGGCCGCAGCCGCTCCCGGTCACCGCCGCGGCGGG AGCGGCGGCGCTCGCGCTCCACGTCCCGGGACAGGgaccggcggcggcgggagcgaTCGCGGTcccgggacagggacaggaggaggagcCGCTCCCGCTCCCCGCACCGGAGGCGATCCAG GTCCCCGCGCCGGCACCGCTCCAGCTCCTCGTCACCAGTACGGCCCAAGGAGCGCCGGGACGAGGAGAAGAAGGAGCTCAAGGACTCCAAGAAGGAGCGGCAGATCACAG AGGAGGATTTGCAGGGCAAGACAGAGGAGGAGATCGagatgatgaagatgatggGGTTTGCCTCCTTTGATACCACCAAG GGGAAGAAGGTGGATGGTGCTGCCAATGCCTACGCCATCAACGTGTCCCAGAAGAGGAAGTACAG GCAATACATGAACAGGAAAGGAGGATTCAACAGGCCCCTGGATTTCATCGCCTGA
- the SNRNP27 gene encoding U4/U6.U5 small nuclear ribonucleoprotein 27 kDa protein isoform X1 — translation MGRSRSRSPPRRERRRSRSTSRDRDRRRRERSRSRDRDRRRSRSRSPHRRRSSRSPRRHRSSSSSPVRPKERRDEEKKELKDSKKERQITEEDLQGKTEEEIEMMKMMGFASFDTTKGKKVDGAANAYAINVSQKRKYRQYMNRKGGFNRPLDFIA, via the exons ATGGGCCGCAGCCGCTCCCGGTCACCGCCGCGGCGGG AGCGGCGGCGCTCGCGCTCCACGTCCCGGGACAGGgaccggcggcggcgggagcgaTCGCGGTcccgggacagggacaggaggaggagcCGCTCCCGCTCCCCGCACCGGAGGCGATCCAG CAGGTCCCCGCGCCGGCACCGCTCCAGCTCCTCGTCACCAGTACGGCCCAAGGAGCGCCGGGACGAGGAGAAGAAGGAGCTCAAGGACTCCAAGAAGGAGCGGCAGATCACAG AGGAGGATTTGCAGGGCAAGACAGAGGAGGAGATCGagatgatgaagatgatggGGTTTGCCTCCTTTGATACCACCAAG GGGAAGAAGGTGGATGGTGCTGCCAATGCCTACGCCATCAACGTGTCCCAGAAGAGGAAGTACAG GCAATACATGAACAGGAAAGGAGGATTCAACAGGCCCCTGGATTTCATCGCCTGA
- the ADD2 gene encoding beta-adducin isoform X2, with amino-acid sequence MSTAASPEPLPEPPAPGPRCAPQEDPEFLRARGGAGDLRQDFNLMEQKKRVTMILQSPSFREELESLIQEQMKKGNNSSHVWALRQIADFMATTSPATLPTSPMGLASVTPINDLHGTEGPALAKGERLMRCKLRVSKEQEHFLVAPQGLACSEVTAASLVKVNVLGAVVEQGSTGFAPDSRSFSLHAAIYAARPDIRCIVRLHTPAAAAVSAMRCGLLPISRAALLLGDVAYFDFRGEVEDEADRVELQKCLGPTCKILVLRNHGVLALGDTAEEAFYSIFHLQAACEVQVSALASAGGAQNLIVLERAQQAQRGPQGLSAVRRAGAAFGPLHKSRLGEHEFEALMRMLDNLGYRTGYTYRYPFVQEKSKPKSDVLIPATVTAFVFEEEPAGTPALRQHAHKQQKEKTRWLNTPNTYTRVSLAEEQGSAGAQRTKTTWLRADEVEKGSSGTPIRIENPNQFVPLYTDPQEVLEMRNKIREQNRQDVKSAGPQSQLLASVIAETSRSPSTESHLGDAEAKEGGQEAPPEPEPPNPFSQLTDQELEEYKQEVERKKRLQGEKDTAAEDSGAPPPEPPPPAPTEPTEGDKKPDGGQAPPDSTAKKEPLAVVNGKDEEQSTEENLGKGGTDRTTTNADQDAPKEKETVTSNPVSPDGSPSKSPSKKKKKFRTPSFLKKGKKKEKIES; translated from the exons ATGAGCACGGCCGCCAGCCCCGAGCCCCTGCCCGAGCcccccgccccggggccgcgctGCGCCCCCCAGGAGGACCCCGAGTTCctgcgggcgcggggcggggccggggacCTGCGCCAGGACTTCAACCTGATGGAGCAGAAGAAGCGGGTGACGATGATCCTGCAGAGCCCG TCCTTCcgggaggagctggagagccTGATCCAGGAGCAGATGAAGAAGGGGAACAACTCGTCACACGTGTGGGCGCTGCGGCAGATCGCCGACTTCATGGCCACCACGTCCCCTGCCACCCTGCCCACCTCGCCCATGG GGCTGGCGTCGGTCACCCCCATCAATGACCTGCACGGGACAGAGGGGCCGGCCCTGGCCAAGGGCGAGCGGCTGATGCGCTGCAAG CTGCGGGTCAGCAAGGAGCAGGAGCACTTCTTGGTGGCCCCGCAGGGGCTGGCGTGCAGCGAGGTGACAGCGGCCAGCCTG GTGAAGGTGAACGTGCTGGGGGCCGTggtggagcagggcagcaccgGCTTCGCCCCCGACTCCCGCAGCTTCAGCCTCCACGCCGCCATCTACGCGGCGCGCCCCGACATCCGCTGCATCGTGCGGCTGCACACCCCGGCCGCGGCCGCC GTCTCGGCCATGCGCTGCGGGCTCCTGCCCATCTCCCGGGCCGCCCTTCTCCTGGGGGACGTCGCCTACTTCGATTTCCGCGGGGAGGTGGAGGACGAGGCGGACCGCGTGGAGCTCCAGAAGTGCCTGGGGCCCACCTGCAAG ATCCTGGTGCTGCGGAACCACGGcgtgctggccctgggggacacggcCGAGGAGGCTTTCTACAGCATCTTCCACCTGCAGGCGGCCTGCGAGGTGCAG GTGTCGGCGCTGGCGAGCGCGGGCGGCGCGCAGAACCTGATCGTGCTGGAGCGGGCGCAGCAGGCGCAGCGCGGCCCGCAGGGGCTGAGCGCCGTGCGCCGCGCCGGGGCCGCCTTCGGGCCGCTGCACAAGAGCCGCCTGGGCGAGCACGAGTTCGAGGCGCTCATGAGGATGCTGGACAACCTG GGCTACCGCACGGGCTACACGTACCGCTACCCGTTCGTGCAGGAGAAGAGCAAGCCCAAGAGCGACGTGCTGATCCCCGCCACCGTCACGGCCTTCGTGTTCGAGGAGGAGCCGGCCGGGACCCCCGCCCTGCGCCAGCACGCCCACaagcagcagaaggagaagACGCGGTGGCTCAACACGCCCAACACCTACACCCGCGTCAGCCTGGCCGAGGAGCAGGGCAGCGCCGGCGCCCAGAGGACAAAGACCACG TGGCTGCGGGCAGACGAGGTGGAGAAGGGCAGCAGCGGGACCCCAATCCGCATCGAGAACCCCAACCAGTTCGTGCCGCTCTACACGGACCCGCAGGAGGTGCTGGAGATGCGCAACaag ATCCGCGAGCAAAACCGCCAGGACGTGAAATCAGCTGGGCCCCAGTCACAGCTGCTGGCCAGCGTCATCGCCGAGACCAGCCGCAGCCCC TCCACTGAGAGCCACCTGGGGGACGCAGAGGCCAAGGAGGGCGGGCAGGAGGCTCCCCCCGAGCCAGAGCCCCCCAACCCCTTCAGCCAGCTGACggaccaggagctggaggagtaCAAGCAGGAGGTGGAGAGGAAGAAGCGCCTGCAGG GCGAGAAGGACACGGCTGCAGAGGACAGCGGGGCTCCccccccagagccacccccGCCGGCGCCCACGGAGCCCACGGAGG GTGACAAGAAGCCTGATGGTGGCCAAGCCCCCCCTGATTCCACTGCCAAGAAGGAGCCACTGGCGGTGGTGAACGGGAAGGACGAGGAGCAAAGCACCGAGGAAAACCTTGGCAAAGGGGGGACAGACCGGACAACCACCAACGCTGACCAGGACGCCCCCAAGGAGAAGGAGACAGTGACCAGCAACCCCGTGTCCCCCGACGGTTCGCCCTCCAAATCACCCtccaaaaagaagaagaaattccGGACCCCGTCCTTcctgaaaaaaggcaaaaagaaggaaaagatcGAATCCTGA
- the ADD2 gene encoding beta-adducin isoform X1 gives MSTAASPEPLPEPPAPGPRCAPQEDPEFLRARGGAGDLRQDFNLMEQKKRVTMILQSPSFREELESLIQEQMKKGNNSSHVWALRQIADFMATTSPATLPTSPMGLASVTPINDLHGTEGPALAKGERLMRCKVGSIHRLLDLYGWAQLGHAAVTLRVSKEQEHFLVAPQGLACSEVTAASLVKVNVLGAVVEQGSTGFAPDSRSFSLHAAIYAARPDIRCIVRLHTPAAAAVSAMRCGLLPISRAALLLGDVAYFDFRGEVEDEADRVELQKCLGPTCKILVLRNHGVLALGDTAEEAFYSIFHLQAACEVQVSALASAGGAQNLIVLERAQQAQRGPQGLSAVRRAGAAFGPLHKSRLGEHEFEALMRMLDNLGYRTGYTYRYPFVQEKSKPKSDVLIPATVTAFVFEEEPAGTPALRQHAHKQQKEKTRWLNTPNTYTRVSLAEEQGSAGAQRTKTTWLRADEVEKGSSGTPIRIENPNQFVPLYTDPQEVLEMRNKIREQNRQDVKSAGPQSQLLASVIAETSRSPSTESHLGDAEAKEGGQEAPPEPEPPNPFSQLTDQELEEYKQEVERKKRLQGEKDTAAEDSGAPPPEPPPPAPTEPTEGDKKPDGGQAPPDSTAKKEPLAVVNGKDEEQSTEENLGKGGTDRTTTNADQDAPKEKETVTSNPVSPDGSPSKSPSKKKKKFRTPSFLKKGKKKEKIES, from the exons ATGAGCACGGCCGCCAGCCCCGAGCCCCTGCCCGAGCcccccgccccggggccgcgctGCGCCCCCCAGGAGGACCCCGAGTTCctgcgggcgcggggcggggccggggacCTGCGCCAGGACTTCAACCTGATGGAGCAGAAGAAGCGGGTGACGATGATCCTGCAGAGCCCG TCCTTCcgggaggagctggagagccTGATCCAGGAGCAGATGAAGAAGGGGAACAACTCGTCACACGTGTGGGCGCTGCGGCAGATCGCCGACTTCATGGCCACCACGTCCCCTGCCACCCTGCCCACCTCGCCCATGG GGCTGGCGTCGGTCACCCCCATCAATGACCTGCACGGGACAGAGGGGCCGGCCCTGGCCAAGGGCGAGCGGCTGATGCGCTGCAAGGTGGGCAGCATCCACCGGCTGCTGGACCTGTAcggctgggcacagctgggacacgctgctgtCACC CTGCGGGTCAGCAAGGAGCAGGAGCACTTCTTGGTGGCCCCGCAGGGGCTGGCGTGCAGCGAGGTGACAGCGGCCAGCCTG GTGAAGGTGAACGTGCTGGGGGCCGTggtggagcagggcagcaccgGCTTCGCCCCCGACTCCCGCAGCTTCAGCCTCCACGCCGCCATCTACGCGGCGCGCCCCGACATCCGCTGCATCGTGCGGCTGCACACCCCGGCCGCGGCCGCC GTCTCGGCCATGCGCTGCGGGCTCCTGCCCATCTCCCGGGCCGCCCTTCTCCTGGGGGACGTCGCCTACTTCGATTTCCGCGGGGAGGTGGAGGACGAGGCGGACCGCGTGGAGCTCCAGAAGTGCCTGGGGCCCACCTGCAAG ATCCTGGTGCTGCGGAACCACGGcgtgctggccctgggggacacggcCGAGGAGGCTTTCTACAGCATCTTCCACCTGCAGGCGGCCTGCGAGGTGCAG GTGTCGGCGCTGGCGAGCGCGGGCGGCGCGCAGAACCTGATCGTGCTGGAGCGGGCGCAGCAGGCGCAGCGCGGCCCGCAGGGGCTGAGCGCCGTGCGCCGCGCCGGGGCCGCCTTCGGGCCGCTGCACAAGAGCCGCCTGGGCGAGCACGAGTTCGAGGCGCTCATGAGGATGCTGGACAACCTG GGCTACCGCACGGGCTACACGTACCGCTACCCGTTCGTGCAGGAGAAGAGCAAGCCCAAGAGCGACGTGCTGATCCCCGCCACCGTCACGGCCTTCGTGTTCGAGGAGGAGCCGGCCGGGACCCCCGCCCTGCGCCAGCACGCCCACaagcagcagaaggagaagACGCGGTGGCTCAACACGCCCAACACCTACACCCGCGTCAGCCTGGCCGAGGAGCAGGGCAGCGCCGGCGCCCAGAGGACAAAGACCACG TGGCTGCGGGCAGACGAGGTGGAGAAGGGCAGCAGCGGGACCCCAATCCGCATCGAGAACCCCAACCAGTTCGTGCCGCTCTACACGGACCCGCAGGAGGTGCTGGAGATGCGCAACaag ATCCGCGAGCAAAACCGCCAGGACGTGAAATCAGCTGGGCCCCAGTCACAGCTGCTGGCCAGCGTCATCGCCGAGACCAGCCGCAGCCCC TCCACTGAGAGCCACCTGGGGGACGCAGAGGCCAAGGAGGGCGGGCAGGAGGCTCCCCCCGAGCCAGAGCCCCCCAACCCCTTCAGCCAGCTGACggaccaggagctggaggagtaCAAGCAGGAGGTGGAGAGGAAGAAGCGCCTGCAGG GCGAGAAGGACACGGCTGCAGAGGACAGCGGGGCTCCccccccagagccacccccGCCGGCGCCCACGGAGCCCACGGAGG GTGACAAGAAGCCTGATGGTGGCCAAGCCCCCCCTGATTCCACTGCCAAGAAGGAGCCACTGGCGGTGGTGAACGGGAAGGACGAGGAGCAAAGCACCGAGGAAAACCTTGGCAAAGGGGGGACAGACCGGACAACCACCAACGCTGACCAGGACGCCCCCAAGGAGAAGGAGACAGTGACCAGCAACCCCGTGTCCCCCGACGGTTCGCCCTCCAAATCACCCtccaaaaagaagaagaaattccGGACCCCGTCCTTcctgaaaaaaggcaaaaagaaggaaaagatcGAATCCTGA
- the LOC132085289 gene encoding achaete-scute homolog 2-like, whose amino-acid sequence MGPTCASLAPEPSGVPKPSQPPGLPQPLEPSGVPQPSGVSGLSGDPDPPGIPEPSGVPQPLEPSGVSKRLEPSEVPQPPEPPGVPQPPEPLEPTPPPELLEQLLQQRLGPLPRPAPIVRLRRGPGGGYEPTGDPAEVLERRQAANAKERERIRNLNSGFSQLRSLVPLVPRDRRPSKADTLRAAAEYIRLLRGVLQELGAEQELGGTARGAPEPGLAEPPRAPGDPPKAGARCFLTPLKGCPPKAKLKAPASIPHFWGHAPFLAPCTP is encoded by the exons ATGGGTCCCACCTGTGCCTCGTTAGCCCCGG AGCCCTCGGGGGTCCCAAAGCCATCGCAGCCCCCGGGGCTCCCGCAGCCCTTGGAACCCTCGGGGGTCCCGCAGCCCTCAGGGGTCTCAGGGCTCTCAGGGGACCCAGATCCTCCAGGGATCCCGGAGCCCTCGGGGGTCCCGCAGCCCTTGGAACCCTCAGGGGTCTCAAAGCGCTTGGAACCATCAGAGGTCCCGCAGCCCCCGGAGCCCCCGGGGGTCCCGCAGCCCCCGGAGCCCCTGGAGCCCACGCCGCCCCccgagctgctggagcagctcctgcagcagcgcTTGGGGCCCCTGCCCCGGCCTGCGCCCATCGTCCGCCTGcgccgcggccccggcggcggctACGAACCCACCGGGGACCCGGCCGAGGTGCTGGAGCGGCGGCAGGCGGCCAACGccaaggagagggagagg ATCCGGAACCTCAACAGCGGCTTCTCGCAGCTGCGCTCGCTGGTGCCGCTGGTGCCGCGGGACCGCCGGCCCAGCAAGGCGGACACGCTGCGGGCGGCGGCGGAGTACATCCGTCTGCTCAGgggggtgctgcag gAGCTCGGTGCTGAGCAGGAGTTGGGGGGCACGGCCAGGGGAGCCCCCGAGCCTGGCCTGGCCGAGCCCCCCCGTGCCCCTGGGGACCCCCCCAAAGCTGGGGCACG gtgTTTCCTGACGCCCCTAAAAGGGTGTCCCCCGAAGGCCAAGCTCAAGGCTCCAGCCTCcattccccatttttggggtcacGCTCCTTTCCTGGCGCCCTGCACCCCATAA